CAGGCACCTCCCACTCCAGCGTGCCATCGGCCGAGAGCCCCTGGCCCAGATCGATCACGTCCCTCGAACGGGCATGTTCCTCACCCGCCACGGCGAGCGATTCCTCAAAGAGAAGCGAGGTGTCGGGCGCGGAGAAGTGCAAGGCCTTGTGCAGGGCCTTCTCTGGCCAATGCTGGAGCCGAGACTGGCGGGACGGGTCGACCAGGGCGGGCGAAACCTTGAGTGGGCAGGCCAATACGGCCACATCGCGATAGAACTCCGCGTCGTGATTTGGCTTCTGAAGCGTACCACGAAACCGGGCCGGCCCGGCCACTCGCGTCTCCGACCAAACGAGCCGCTTCGGGGCATCCTCGGCCATGACCATCGGACCCCCGAGGTTCCAGCCGCTCTGGATGCTCAGGCTCATCTCCAGGCCAAGCCGATCCGCCTCACCCAGGGTGTGCTTGTAGAGCTCGCGCCATTCCGGAGTGAAGAACGTGGGGCCATGGGGAACGCGGTCGTTGCCGTCCTGTTCGGCGCCCCCGGCATCACAGATGATCGCTCCGCCGAAACCCTTGGCGGCCATCTCCTCCAGGTCGCGGGTGATGGCCGCCCTGGTGACGTTGCCGTTGAGCCACCACCAGTACGCCCGCAGGCGAGCCTCGACCGGCGGCGCCCGCCAACCCTCCTCGAGCGCGGGGCCGGATTCCGCGGCAGGGGCGAGACTGGTGTAGGTCAAGGACAGGAGAACCAATGCTGTCCACGATGCTCGTGCGAGAATCGAGAATGGCATAAGGACTGCCAGTATACCGCCTGGACCGCTACGCCGAACAGACCGCGCCAGACCACCCCACGCCGGGATCCGTGCGATCCTCGATTCCGTGGTACTCCGCCGGCTGGGCAAAACCGTCACAACCCCTCGACGCACCCCATCCCCCTCACGCCATGTTCGTCGCGGTCAGGGCGGTGTGATCCTGACGTAGAGATCGAGCAGGGAGAGCGGCTCCATCTGCTCAGGGCGACACGAGAGTTCGAGCGTATTGGCTCCCTGGCGGAGAGAGGCGCCCGGCAACGCATAGTCGAGCCACTCCTTGTCGGCCACGCCAGCCGACAGTCCCTGGCCGTTGAGCCGAACATGCAGACTTTGGGAAACCGGCGGCTTCTTGAAACGCAGGCGAAGCTCGATACGCGTGTGTTCGGCGGCAGCGGACGTGTCTTCGCCGACCTTGAACTCGACGCCGGCGGGCTTCTCGGGCTTCACCGTGATCGGGCTGGCCGGGTTGAGCGTCGGGATGCGGATGAACTTCTGGTGAGGTATGGGTACGGCGCCCATGCCGCGGATGCTGGCGAAGTAGTGGCGATCCAGCATGCGGAGGCCGGCCGGATCGCCGAGCTCGCGCCAGAGCGGGTTGTTCGGATCGAAGAGGTTGAACACGTACACGCCATCGGCTCCCGAGGACCAGACGTTCAGGGCCCGGCCGCGGTAGCTGGCCAGGCTTGCGCGCAGCTTCTGGGCGGTCTCGTCCCTGATTCGCGGCTCGTCGAGCGATGGATACACCTTGGCGCCGTAGCGATGGCCCAGCTGAACGCTGTACTCCCAGGCATTGAGCTGGGTGTAGCCGCCGACGATCAGCAGGTCCACCAGGCCGTCCGCCAGCCACCGCTGCAGATCAAGCCCGATGAACCGGCAGTACTCGACGGAGTCCGGGACGCGGACAGCCAGGAGGATAGGACGACCGCGTCGGCGACCCGTCTCCTCGGTCATCTTGCGAATCCGCCGCAGGAGATCGGTCATCTGGCTCAGTTCCTCTTCGCCGCAGGGCGCGCCCTGCCCGGAGCATTTGAAGAAGAACGCATGGCGGTAGAAATCCAGCTCGATGCCGTCGATGCCGTACCCTGTGCATACCTCCTTGCAGTACCGAAAGGCGAGATCGCGAATCTCGGTCACGCCGAAGTTCACTGCGGTCCACTGGCCGTATCGAGGGCGTTTCTCCTTCGTGCCGATCAGCCATTCGGGGTGTTCCTGCTTCAGACGGTTGGCCCGGAGCATCACCGGCCCGTAGGCGGCTCCCGAGGCATCGTGGGTGTCATTCACGCGGAAGGACCAGAACAGCTCCATGCGGTGGGCATGGGCGAAGTCGATCATGACCCGGAGGGGGTCGATTCCCCTGTCGAGGAACTCCTGGGTCAGGTTCGATTGATAGACTCCCTCGCGGGTGTTGAACACCTGGCCGACCCGGGTGTTGTGGGTGAACATGCCGAAGCCGGAACTCCACGTGCAGTAGAAGATGGCGTCGACCTGGGAGCCGGCCAGCGGCGTGGTCCGCGAGCGGAGCAGCTCCTCCGTGGTTGCCTCCTTGCAGAAGTAGACGGGTTCGTTGCCGTCGTTGTTGAAGATGACGTGTCTCTGACGGTTGACCGCCTGCCGACGAAGCGTCTTCCAGGCCGCGTCATCGGGCGGCGAGTCACTGGTGATGACGACACCGGAGAGGCAACTCAACACGATGAGGGCGAGGGTGGAGCTCATGCCTCCCATGCTACTGAGGTGATCCCGGGCGGGCAAACGCGCTCGAGATGACTCTGCCTTTCGGGCTTCCGGAGGCCGACCGGCGATCCGGGGGTTTCCTTTCTCGCGGCTTGCGATTAGGTTCCCGGTATGAGCACCAGCATCACACCCATTCCGGAGCCAAGGCTGACTGCGGCGATCCTCGTTGTCGCCGTGTTGACGGTGGTCGCTGACACGCGAGGCGAAGCCGGAGGGCTGGGCCCTGGGGCGGCGTCTGCCCCGGTCGCGGGCGACACGAAGGCAGTGATTCCCATCCCGATGAACGACACGAGGCTCTTCCTGGCGCCGTACGTCTGGAAGCGGACGGGGTCCGGGCGGGGCGCTCGGGCGGAAGCGGGCATGCCCGGCGCCTACGTCAAAGCGGCCTTTCGGGGAAGCGCCGGGGTGCGTTTGCTCGTGGACGGCACGGCGAACGACGGCTGCCCGCCGACCGCGATGCCGGTCATTGACTTCTCTCTGGACTTCGGGGAGTTCAAGTCCATCCAGCTCGCGAGGACGGGCACGGTGTACGCGCTGCCGCTGGCCGACGGCTTGGATGTCACCCGGGATCATCGTCTCGAGGTTCACTTCCGCTCCGCCTGTCTGAGTCCTGACCGCTGGCGGGCCTCAACGGTCCATCTGCGTCTGGCCGGGATTGAGCTTGATGCCGGCGGCTCACTCGTGTTCTGCCCGACGCGGTCCAGGAGGGCGATCGGTTTCGGCGATTCGATCACCGAAGGCGTGTGCTCGGAAGGCCTGTGCTCCTATTACTCCGACCTGCTGATGCACAACGCCCGGGTGACGTGGTTCCCGCTGGTCTGCGCGGCCCTGGGCTGTGAGTACGGCCAGCTTGGCACGGGCGGTCAGGGAATGGTCAAGGCGCTGGAGATCCCGCCGCTGCCGCAGACGTGGGATCGTTACGATCCGGGGACATCACGGCTTGCCGACGGGTTGCTGACGCCCGAACCGGACTATGTCTTCTGCGCCATGGGTACCAATGACCACCACAAAGAAGGCAGCAGTCTCACGCTGCTGCCCATCAAGGACGCGTACACGCGGTGGCTGGTGGCGATGCGCGAGGCCTGTCCACATGCTGCGCTCTTCTGTGTCGTTCCGCCGCTCGGCTGGCATGCGGAGACGATTGCCGAGGTTGTCGCCGACCGCAACAGGAGCGGTGACCAGCGGGTCTTGGTGATCGACACTGCGCTGCTGAAGGACAGGTTCAGCGCCCAGGGTGCCACGCAGTTAGCGCCGGATGGCGTGCACCCCTCGGTTTACGGGAACGCGATGCTCGGAGCCCTGATCGCCGGCGAGGCGCAGAGATCGCTAGGAACCCTTAAACACCGTTAAGAGTTATAGTCTTCTATAGGGAGCAGACGACGCCGTCAGCCTGGCGGTTTCGCGTTCTGTCCTCACCTCTGCAGGGACCGTCGTTGGCGGAGGCGGTTAGTCTCCGACCGTGGTGCTGGCCGACACGGTCCCGTCGGGTCTGACCAGTCGCACGATTTCGCCCGGGGCGATGTGGTTATCGTAGTTACCCTGGATGAACCGGCCTTCGCCGCCCATGGGGGTTGCGGTCCGGGCCCGGAAGGCGGACGCCCTGGGCGTGGCGTAGAGGGTGCTACTGGGCCGGATGACTGTTCCCGGGTGGAAGGTGTGCTTGGTCTCGAACTTCTGTTCGCTTTTATCGTAGACCTGGAGCAGCCAGCCGGAGATATCTACGGCGTAGGTGTTGGCGTTGACTAGTTCGATGTACTCCTCGTCCTGGATACCCGAAGTGGGGCTGTGTTCGATTGCCCCGAAGGTGATGCTTGGATTTGCCGGCTGGGCGGTCGGGATGAGGCCGTCGCCGGTTGGGCCGTGGGTGTTGTAGAGGTGGGTTCGGCGAACGGCCAAGTACTGATTTTTGAGGATGCCGATTGCGGTGGCGAAGTCCTGGTCGGTTCCGTAGGTGATGCCCTTGAGTGCCCAGTTCGCGCGGTCGAGGAGCACATCGGCCTGCATCTGGGACACGAGTTCGTTGATGCGGTTCTCGAACTTGAGTTCTGCGGCCGGGGTGCCCGGTGGCTGGAGCTGGGCGTCCATGACCGTCCGCAATCGCCGCAGGTACATTTGCCGGATGGCTGGCGTATCGCTCAGGGCATCGATGAGGCGGTTCCAGAGATTGTCGACCTTCTGGTGGTCGGAATCGCCGAAGAGTGGGTGGCTGAACGGGTCGTTGGCCGCCCAGATGCCGTCGCTGAGCACGCCGCCGCCGGCGCCGTAGTTTCGCCCGAAGGTGAGGTCCTTGTCCCAGGGAAGGAATCGCCATTCGCCGGTGTCATTGGTATCGCGGTACAGGTAGTAGTTCTTCTGGACATGATCGTTGTCGTGGATCAGGGTTGTCGCGGCCCAGTAGTTGATGCAGGCAGGGATGTCGACATTATCGAAGAGGTAATTAGCTCTATAGGTTCCGGTCAGCTTGATGCCGGCGACCAGGGCTTGGATATCGGCCCAGTTCTCGGTTTCGCGGGTCTTCTTTTCCGCGACGCCGGCGTCGGCGTAGTCCAGCTGGCTGGTCATCTTGTACAGGGCGCCTTCGGGATCGAGGTTCTGGCGGGTCAGGAATTCCTCTTCGGGCTCCTCGACGAAGACGGCTACGCTGTAGAACTCGCCGTTCCGCTGGACGCGCATGGGGAAGCTGATGCAGCCCACCGCGCCGGCGTCGCGATAGGTTTCCCAGGAGAGGACCTGGCGGATATATGCCTTGTCGCTGTAGGTGCTGTTGAGGTTGAATTCGTCGACGCCGGCCTGGTCGAGGGCGTAGAAGAACTTATCGCCGGAGTTGAACTTGAATTTCAGGTTTCTCTTGGCCCAGCCTTCGGAGGTCATTCCGCGGAGGTGTATCTCGATGTTGTCGTAGAATTGGCCGAGGAAGAAGGCCGATGCCCGGGTGCCTCTGTTGGTCTCGGCCGCCTCGGTGTTTTGAGCGAACCACTCGAGGATGGGGATCTGGCTGGTCACGCCGGGGTTGTTGACCACGGTTCCGAGGTACTGGGCCGAATTGGTGGGGCTGTCGTAGAGTGGCCACCGGGAGGTCTGGCCGTGGTCGTCGGCGGCGAGGAAGTACCAGCGGACCATTTGGCCCGGGGTGGACAGGCTGGCCGGGATGGTAGCCCCGTAGACGCCGTCGCCGGCGGTTCCGTCGCCGTGGGCGCCGTCGTCGAGCATGGTCACGGAGGTTTCGGTGCCATACATGACGCGATAGTACATCGTCACGGAGGCCACGGGGTTCAGATACTCGGCGGCTCCGACGGTGATGGT
This genomic window from Phycisphaerae bacterium contains:
- a CDS encoding glycoside hydrolase, whose amino-acid sequence is MTYTSLAPAAESGPALEEGWRAPPVEARLRAYWWWLNGNVTRAAITRDLEEMAAKGFGGAIICDAGGAEQDGNDRVPHGPTFFTPEWRELYKHTLGEADRLGLEMSLSIQSGWNLGGPMVMAEDAPKRLVWSETRVAGPARFRGTLQKPNHDAEFYRDVAVLACPLKVSPALVDPSRQSRLQHWPEKALHKALHFSAPDTSLLFEESLAVAGEEHARSRDVIDLGQGLSADGTLEWEVP
- a CDS encoding family 10 glycosylhydrolase yields the protein MSSTLALIVLSCLSGVVITSDSPPDDAAWKTLRRQAVNRQRHVIFNNDGNEPVYFCKEATTEELLRSRTTPLAGSQVDAIFYCTWSSGFGMFTHNTRVGQVFNTREGVYQSNLTQEFLDRGIDPLRVMIDFAHAHRMELFWSFRVNDTHDASGAAYGPVMLRANRLKQEHPEWLIGTKEKRPRYGQWTAVNFGVTEIRDLAFRYCKEVCTGYGIDGIELDFYRHAFFFKCSGQGAPCGEEELSQMTDLLRRIRKMTEETGRRRGRPILLAVRVPDSVEYCRFIGLDLQRWLADGLVDLLIVGGYTQLNAWEYSVQLGHRYGAKVYPSLDEPRIRDETAQKLRASLASYRGRALNVWSSGADGVYVFNLFDPNNPLWRELGDPAGLRMLDRHYFASIRGMGAVPIPHQKFIRIPTLNPASPITVKPEKPAGVEFKVGEDTSAAAEHTRIELRLRFKKPPVSQSLHVRLNGQGLSAGVADKEWLDYALPGASLRQGANTLELSCRPEQMEPLSLLDLYVRITPP
- a CDS encoding CotH kinase family protein; translated protein: MESRSVFGGGIRFIGAALVVACALVVPAPATAGSCASCDTDTNFIIDEVDTLAFVTCVSGPSLPYAPGCQQFDQDGDGDVDQLDFGLFQTCLGRPVAPVNLIISEFMASNGTTLADEDGEYLDWLEIYNPTSTAVSLNGWYLTDKTGNLTKWRFPDVSIESGEYLLIWATEKDRAVPGQPLHTNFRLEAGGEYLALVKPDGVTVVSEYTPTYPVQTGDVSYGVAMGSTDTLVASTSPCRAAVLSNAPLPTGWLLPTFNDSAWLTGNLAVGYERSEGFENLIGLDVDTAMASNNSILIRVPFTVDEPTAYDKLIFYMRYDDGFVAYLNGEFLASANAPTTPAWNSKATTDHPDYQALTPVAYDVSTKLGALLPGQNILAVHGLNNGTGSTDFLILPELYATRSGLTMPRVERYFTSPSPGHVNGSGAGNMGPTITNPQSSPALPNDTDHLTITVGAAEYLNPVASVTMYYRVMYGTETSVTMLDDGAHGDGTAGDGVYGATIPASLSTPGQMVRWYFLAADDHGQTSRWPLYDSPTNSAQYLGTVVNNPGVTSQIPILEWFAQNTEAAETNRGTRASAFFLGQFYDNIEIHLRGMTSEGWAKRNLKFKFNSGDKFFYALDQAGVDEFNLNSTYSDKAYIRQVLSWETYRDAGAVGCISFPMRVQRNGEFYSVAVFVEEPEEEFLTRQNLDPEGALYKMTSQLDYADAGVAEKKTRETENWADIQALVAGIKLTGTYRANYLFDNVDIPACINYWAATTLIHDNDHVQKNYYLYRDTNDTGEWRFLPWDKDLTFGRNYGAGGGVLSDGIWAANDPFSHPLFGDSDHQKVDNLWNRLIDALSDTPAIRQMYLRRLRTVMDAQLQPPGTPAAELKFENRINELVSQMQADVLLDRANWALKGITYGTDQDFATAIGILKNQYLAVRRTHLYNTHGPTGDGLIPTAQPANPSITFGAIEHSPTSGIQDEEYIELVNANTYAVDISGWLLQVYDKSEQKFETKHTFHPGTVIRPSSTLYATPRASAFRARTATPMGGEGRFIQGNYDNHIAPGEIVRLVRPDGTVSASTTVGD